In Nitrospiraceae bacterium, the following are encoded in one genomic region:
- a CDS encoding glycosyltransferase family 39 protein encodes MPAHRDSRESSGMELEDPCALSDVARRDGPTPGKRDGPAWRRGVVATVFAAAAILMGLFELDRTPAPWWDEGWTLCVARQWVETGHYGCLLEGRPAPPILAGHFPVVASVAAGFQLLGVGLWQARFIGVLYSVLTLALLYGLTARCFDQKVATVTLVLALFLPVNWQMHPLILGRQVLGEMPMLCFLLAGYLCATFLHRHPGWWVGAVGCWGLALWTKAQVRPFWTLSLTVPLMWSLARRDWRTSFWVSSAGAAAWGLFLLLGELKSLVLAGHTLPTPTMTGLLQASALVFAPRVRMDAVIFTATFLVPTLCGLGVAVWSTVAHWRTGDAIHGLAVPRVMLLTFAVSWFGWFFCLSLGGARYAFPMWFAASPFVAAIIVEWSHGLDLRAVRRGLRGQGDGPWSKARALAVVSLALLLCWMAVQARIHFKGREADQALPQVVEYLHEHVPTGAMIETYESELFLLLDRPYHYPPAELNVDLIRQGWHAQRHLTYDPLQADPAFVVVGEFGRWANLYQSLVDEGQLKLLHRVGRYQVYERVRARVPAVTP; translated from the coding sequence ATGCCTGCACACAGAGATTCTCGGGAGTCGAGCGGGATGGAGTTGGAGGACCCGTGCGCCCTGTCTGATGTGGCTCGTCGGGATGGGCCGACGCCCGGGAAACGCGACGGTCCTGCCTGGCGACGGGGCGTCGTCGCAACGGTCTTCGCGGCGGCGGCCATCCTGATGGGGCTTTTCGAACTGGATCGCACGCCGGCACCCTGGTGGGATGAAGGGTGGACCCTTTGCGTGGCGCGGCAATGGGTCGAGACGGGTCACTATGGCTGCTTATTGGAGGGGCGCCCGGCGCCACCGATTTTGGCCGGTCATTTTCCGGTGGTGGCCTCCGTCGCAGCGGGTTTTCAATTGTTGGGGGTCGGGCTGTGGCAGGCGAGATTCATCGGGGTGCTCTACAGCGTACTTACGCTGGCGCTGCTCTATGGGCTGACGGCGCGCTGCTTCGATCAGAAAGTGGCGACAGTCACGTTGGTCCTGGCTCTGTTCTTGCCCGTGAATTGGCAGATGCATCCGCTCATTCTTGGGCGGCAGGTGTTGGGCGAGATGCCCATGCTGTGTTTTCTCCTGGCCGGGTACCTCTGCGCGACCTTTCTGCACCGCCATCCCGGCTGGTGGGTCGGTGCGGTCGGCTGTTGGGGTTTGGCGCTCTGGACGAAGGCGCAGGTCCGTCCATTCTGGACCTTGTCGCTGACCGTGCCGTTGATGTGGAGCCTTGCGCGACGGGATTGGCGGACAAGCTTCTGGGTCAGCAGCGCAGGAGCGGCGGCCTGGGGGTTGTTCTTGCTCTTGGGAGAACTGAAATCGCTCGTCTTGGCGGGACACACCTTGCCCACACCGACGATGACGGGCTTGCTCCAGGCCTCCGCGTTGGTATTTGCTCCGCGCGTTCGGATGGATGCCGTGATCTTTACCGCCACCTTCCTGGTCCCGACCCTTTGCGGGCTCGGCGTGGCCGTCTGGTCGACCGTCGCGCACTGGCGAACAGGCGATGCGATTCACGGCTTAGCGGTCCCGCGTGTCATGTTGCTCACATTTGCCGTCAGTTGGTTTGGGTGGTTCTTTTGTCTCTCGTTGGGAGGAGCACGCTACGCGTTCCCCATGTGGTTTGCGGCATCGCCGTTCGTTGCCGCGATCATCGTCGAATGGAGTCATGGCCTCGATCTTCGGGCCGTCCGCCGTGGACTGAGGGGGCAAGGCGACGGTCCGTGGAGCAAGGCCAGAGCGTTGGCTGTCGTGTCGCTCGCGCTATTGCTCTGTTGGATGGCGGTGCAGGCGCGCATACATTTCAAAGGTCGCGAGGCGGACCAGGCGCTTCCGCAAGTCGTCGAGTATCTCCACGAGCATGTGCCGACTGGGGCGATGATCGAAACTTACGAAAGCGAACTGTTTCTGCTCTTGGACCGCCCATACCATTATCCGCCCGCTGAATTGAACGTAGATTTGATCAGGCAAGGATGGCATGCCCAACGGCATCTGACCTACGACCCTCTGCAAGCCGATCCGGCCTTCGTGGTCGTGGGTGAGTTCGGTCGCTGGGCCAACCTCTACCAATCGCTCGTCGACGAGGGACAACTGAAGTTGCTCCATCGGGTGGGCCGGTATCAGGTTTACGAACGAGTGCGTGCTCGGGTGCCTGCAGTGACTCCTTAA
- a CDS encoding PilZ domain-containing protein: MTADMRGILSQKPRGTSVWQRRVPTDFAILLTTMSLDRPHSQPSAQDRRDYYRITVTLPVKLEAANGGKETLFVEKSINISGGGIGMTVDAPYQPNDTLTLTLQLPDQSVFTSPIEVLRLNPLTAGGYRLHARFVKLTTQNRELLIRHITRFQRSNLQEHYSA, translated from the coding sequence ATGACAGCCGACATGCGCGGCATCCTATCACAAAAACCCCGAGGTACGTCCGTCTGGCAGCGCCGAGTCCCCACCGACTTTGCTATACTTCTTACCACTATGTCACTGGACAGGCCCCACTCGCAGCCGTCCGCACAAGATCGCCGCGACTATTACCGCATCACCGTGACACTTCCCGTGAAGCTCGAAGCCGCCAACGGTGGCAAGGAGACGCTCTTCGTCGAGAAATCGATCAACATCAGCGGCGGCGGCATCGGCATGACGGTCGATGCGCCGTACCAACCCAACGACACTCTTACGCTCACGCTGCAGTTGCCGGACCAATCGGTATTCACCTCACCCATCGAGGTGCTACGACTCAACCCCCTCACCGCAGGCGGCTATCGCCTGCATGCCCGCTTTGTGAAACTCACCACGCAAAACCGCGAGTTGCTGATCAGGCACATCACCCGCTTCCAGCGCAGTAATCTCCAAGAGCACTATTCGGCCTGA
- a CDS encoding YajQ family cyclic di-GMP-binding protein, whose protein sequence is MADNDNQEVTVADQFSFDVVSEVNMQEMKNVVDQSTKEIKQRFDFKDSKTEIMLKEKEKELSVVSDDEYKLKAVQEIIKGKCVKRGVSLKAFNYGAIEQALGGTVRQVAKIQSGIASEKAKEITKAVKDSKLKVQAQIQGEQVRVLSKSKDELQSTIAFLKGKDFGIDLQYTNFR, encoded by the coding sequence ATGGCCGACAACGACAATCAGGAGGTTACCGTGGCTGATCAATTTTCATTCGATGTCGTATCTGAAGTGAACATGCAGGAGATGAAGAACGTCGTCGATCAGTCGACCAAGGAAATCAAACAGCGATTCGATTTCAAGGATTCGAAGACGGAGATCATGCTGAAGGAAAAAGAGAAGGAATTGTCGGTGGTGTCAGACGACGAGTACAAGCTGAAGGCGGTGCAAGAAATCATCAAAGGCAAGTGCGTGAAGCGCGGCGTGTCCCTCAAGGCATTCAACTACGGCGCCATCGAGCAAGCGCTGGGCGGGACCGTCCGTCAGGTTGCCAAAATCCAAAGTGGCATCGCATCCGAGAAGGCCAAGGAGATTACGAAGGCCGTGAAGGATTCCAAGCTCAAGGTGCAGGCGCAGATTCAAGGCGAACAGGTGCGGGTGCTGAGCAAGAGCAAAGACGAACTGCAGTCGACGATCGCCTTCTTGAAGGGGAAAGATTTCGGCATCGATCTACAATACACGAATTTTCGGTGA
- a CDS encoding FkbM family methyltransferase has protein sequence MNRGIWLVLEVIFDTLMFAPYLLRGRFSWRIKARILATYTRLTCKLLFLHPVRPLDRERLFGWTIRCFDYRTFHLLCRVIWLRNEYYFEAPTPRPLVLDCGANIGLATVYFKWLYPEAEVHAFEPDPATFALLKENVAANHPSRVQVYNVALSDVSGTAEFHVDHAHPGALRMSLNPLRMPKDTVTVPTLALSELFETLLAGRQVDFLKLDVEGAEDEVLRDLAGKGCLKAVRELLIEFHHKIGGERAQLASFLSVLESQGFDYQLDAVCMPLYERNRYQNVMLYAYRD, from the coding sequence ATGAATCGCGGCATCTGGCTGGTGCTCGAAGTCATCTTCGATACGCTGATGTTCGCTCCGTACCTGCTTCGGGGGCGCTTTTCCTGGCGGATCAAAGCACGAATCCTGGCTACCTACACGCGCCTGACATGCAAGTTGCTGTTCCTGCATCCGGTCCGGCCGCTCGATCGTGAGCGCCTGTTTGGTTGGACGATTCGTTGTTTCGACTATCGAACCTTCCACCTCCTTTGCCGGGTGATTTGGCTTCGAAACGAATATTACTTCGAAGCACCGACTCCGCGTCCGCTCGTGCTGGATTGCGGCGCCAACATCGGCCTCGCGACCGTCTATTTCAAGTGGCTGTATCCGGAGGCGGAAGTGCATGCGTTCGAGCCGGATCCCGCGACCTTTGCCCTGTTGAAGGAGAATGTGGCGGCGAACCATCCGAGCAGGGTCCAGGTCTACAACGTTGCGCTGTCGGATGTGTCCGGTACCGCCGAATTTCACGTCGACCATGCCCATCCCGGCGCGCTACGAATGAGTTTGAATCCGCTGCGAATGCCCAAGGACACAGTCACGGTCCCCACCCTCGCCCTATCGGAGTTGTTCGAGACCCTGTTGGCCGGGCGGCAGGTGGATTTCCTGAAGCTCGACGTCGAAGGGGCGGAGGATGAGGTGTTGCGGGATCTGGCGGGGAAGGGGTGCCTCAAGGCTGTGCGCGAGTTGCTGATCGAGTTCCATCACAAGATCGGCGGAGAACGCGCACAGTTGGCATCGTTCTTGTCCGTATTGGAATCGCAGGGGTTCGATTATCAACTCGATGCGGTCTGTATGCCGCTGTACGAGCGCAATCGCTACCAAAACGTCATGTTGTATGCCTATCGTGACTAG
- a CDS encoding carbon starvation protein A, with product MSAVMQALWAVLSILGAVSLAHVVGLVNPSEKVNGLWLVVAAACIYVLAYRFYGRWIARRVVELNDQRVTPAVRLNDGVNFHPTNRVVLFGHHFAAIAGAGPLLGPVLAAQFGFLPGFLWLVIGAVLAGAVQDFIILVASMRRNGRSLPEIAHDELGSITGTATAVAVLFIVVVALAGLGFAVVNALHHNAWGTFTIAMTIPIGLMMGFYLQRFRPGAVAEVSVLGVVLLIAAVMFGRVVGQSSYAWLFEFEKPALVWLLAGYGFLASVLPGWMLLVPRGYLSTFMKLGVVFLLGFGVILMAPTIEMPRVTAFANGGGPIIPGTLFPFLFITIACGAVSGFHSLVSSGTTPKMIEQESQAVVGYAAMLLESFVGVMALIAASVLIPGDYLAINTTLSPDKLAAMGFAPSRIAELSQLVEVDVAGRPGGAVSLAVGMASIFAALPGMSGLMAYWYQFALVFEALFILTTIDTGTRVARYLIQEMAGRVYAPFRRMNWLPGVLLSSAFVVGSWAYLIGTGSISTIWPMFGAANQLLGTLALCIATTVLIKMWKSPYLWVTALPMLFVGLITLTGSYEMFGMFMRKAATLAAGQAFALYLDAVLVAVVALLGVIVLSDSLKQWYGYVVLKRPFTSSEVFVTAGGGTAGHRRSTICRHGANQGFKLPPGGGCC from the coding sequence ATGTCGGCTGTCATGCAGGCCTTGTGGGCCGTCCTCTCCATTCTCGGCGCCGTATCCCTCGCTCACGTCGTCGGTCTCGTCAACCCTTCCGAAAAAGTGAATGGTCTGTGGCTCGTCGTGGCTGCCGCCTGCATATATGTGCTGGCCTATCGTTTCTATGGGCGCTGGATTGCCCGACGGGTCGTCGAACTGAACGACCAGCGCGTGACGCCTGCCGTGCGGCTGAACGACGGGGTGAACTTTCATCCCACAAACCGGGTCGTGCTTTTCGGACACCACTTCGCTGCGATTGCCGGGGCCGGTCCGCTTCTTGGGCCGGTCCTTGCGGCGCAATTCGGTTTTCTTCCCGGGTTCCTTTGGCTGGTGATCGGTGCGGTGCTTGCGGGCGCGGTGCAGGACTTCATTATCCTGGTCGCCTCGATGCGTCGCAACGGGCGCTCGCTGCCTGAGATCGCCCACGACGAACTGGGGTCGATTACCGGCACCGCGACGGCAGTGGCGGTGCTCTTTATCGTGGTGGTGGCATTGGCCGGGCTGGGTTTCGCGGTGGTCAATGCGCTCCATCACAACGCCTGGGGAACCTTCACGATTGCGATGACGATCCCGATCGGTTTGATGATGGGCTTCTACCTTCAGAGGTTTCGACCTGGTGCGGTGGCAGAGGTGTCGGTTCTGGGCGTGGTGCTCTTGATCGCGGCTGTGATGTTCGGCCGGGTCGTCGGTCAGTCTTCCTACGCGTGGCTGTTCGAGTTCGAGAAACCGGCGCTGGTCTGGCTGCTTGCAGGGTATGGATTTCTGGCCTCGGTGTTGCCCGGCTGGATGCTGCTGGTTCCGCGCGGCTACTTGTCCACCTTTATGAAGTTGGGCGTGGTGTTTCTGCTCGGCTTCGGAGTCATCCTCATGGCTCCGACGATAGAAATGCCCAGGGTTACCGCATTCGCCAACGGTGGCGGGCCGATCATTCCCGGCACATTGTTCCCGTTCCTGTTCATCACGATTGCCTGCGGCGCGGTTTCCGGTTTTCACTCGCTCGTATCGTCCGGAACGACGCCGAAAATGATCGAGCAGGAATCCCAAGCTGTGGTCGGATATGCGGCCATGCTGTTGGAAAGCTTTGTCGGGGTCATGGCGCTGATTGCGGCCTCCGTCCTGATTCCCGGCGACTATTTGGCGATCAACACGACGCTCTCGCCGGACAAATTGGCCGCCATGGGGTTTGCGCCGTCCCGAATCGCCGAACTCTCGCAACTCGTCGAAGTGGATGTGGCGGGACGTCCCGGAGGCGCGGTGTCTTTGGCTGTGGGTATGGCCTCGATCTTCGCCGCATTGCCCGGCATGTCGGGATTGATGGCCTACTGGTATCAGTTTGCGTTGGTGTTTGAGGCCCTGTTCATTCTGACCACGATCGATACCGGGACTCGTGTCGCACGCTACCTCATTCAGGAAATGGCCGGCCGGGTCTATGCGCCGTTTCGCCGGATGAATTGGCTGCCCGGCGTTCTGTTGAGCAGCGCTTTTGTGGTCGGCTCCTGGGCCTATCTCATCGGGACGGGCAGCATCTCGACGATCTGGCCGATGTTCGGCGCGGCAAACCAGCTGCTGGGCACCTTGGCGCTCTGTATCGCGACGACGGTGTTGATCAAGATGTGGAAGTCTCCGTACCTGTGGGTGACGGCCTTGCCGATGCTGTTCGTGGGACTCATCACCCTGACGGGCTCGTACGAAATGTTCGGCATGTTCATGAGGAAGGCGGCGACTTTGGCGGCGGGGCAGGCATTCGCTCTGTACCTAGATGCGGTGCTCGTGGCGGTGGTGGCATTGTTGGGAGTCATCGTCTTGAGCGACAGCCTGAAGCAGTGGTATGGCTATGTCGTCCTGAAGAGACCGTTTACGAGCAGCGAGGTGTTCGTGACGGCAGGCGGTGGAACGGCCGGTCATCGACGCTCCACTATTTGTCGCCATGGGGCGAACCAGGGGTTCAAGCTTCCTCCGGGCGGGGGATGCTGCTGA